From one Elusimicrobiota bacterium genomic stretch:
- a CDS encoding DUF2723 domain-containing protein, protein MDRMVLLFIVNYNFVYRMVPPQDERFTVKYLTGFAVFTVFFALYTHTMCPTISTGDSGEFIAAAKIMGTAHSPGYPAFLVVSKVMDSIMPVGTTAYRVNLVSAVLSALSVLLLFLVLTDILGVGTSDSAQSDGVGVWSSIGISAIAAAVLGLSLEFWKSAVQTEVFAMNTLFMLVILYLMYYRHPEKSVDLRLYAITFIFGLAMGNHQTIALIIPGVAAWYFMLKKKVNLRVLFIAIIFALCGMTVYLYLMIRSVKNPVLDWGNAENIYNLWRVFTRADYGSFSLTVGEKVPHDISVLIRQIVRYAVNTGEQLTWVVMAVAITAWVVAYTKNRVVVVSTVLLTLFSGIFFFILGNPPFNAMLDGVLGRFYILSSVGVCISFALGLAWIYRKVKHMVWLAAVIPVFLFTQNYNSCDWREYYLTYDYGKNVLKTMALKSVLFMDGGDDTFYSLAYLNFAEKQRGDVELHDRGGLVFSNAYGSDFRSIPRDEKERRRIEVEAGYAKLKPVYYSTFNPNILPGYKLTLCGILYLVESSVSREKINSHNFDYFELYSLRGVYDKKYYDYRSRSLVPLYFYQAGVSRSDYTFWDYAWSKYPDAMWLESNIYGAYLVDAYEKFQQRNYPGAEALYRRALRIKPNDISTLCNLAAVKEHAGELESAKTVLTQALRINPRSTEAYYNLGVIYWREQNWSEAVNAYRRIVEIEPDNQRAYGYMKKAEENLKRRSGQ, encoded by the coding sequence ATGGACAGAATGGTACTTTTATTTATTGTTAACTATAATTTTGTGTATAGAATGGTTCCTCCGCAGGATGAGAGGTTTACCGTGAAATATTTAACCGGGTTTGCGGTATTCACAGTATTCTTTGCGTTGTACACCCACACAATGTGTCCCACAATATCGACGGGGGATAGTGGCGAGTTTATTGCTGCGGCAAAAATTATGGGTACCGCGCATTCACCGGGGTATCCCGCGTTTTTGGTGGTATCAAAAGTTATGGATAGCATAATGCCGGTAGGTACCACTGCATACAGGGTTAACCTTGTCTCTGCGGTTTTATCAGCGTTAAGCGTACTTCTCTTGTTTTTGGTATTAACCGATATTCTTGGTGTTGGTACTTCAGATAGTGCCCAAAGTGATGGGGTTGGGGTTTGGAGCAGCATAGGTATCAGCGCAATAGCTGCTGCAGTGTTGGGGTTGAGCCTGGAATTCTGGAAGTCTGCGGTACAGACAGAAGTTTTTGCGATGAATACGTTGTTTATGCTTGTAATACTTTATCTTATGTACTACCGTCATCCTGAAAAAAGTGTAGACCTGCGGTTATACGCCATAACGTTTATCTTTGGGCTCGCAATGGGTAATCATCAAACTATTGCGTTGATAATTCCCGGAGTTGCGGCATGGTATTTTATGCTGAAGAAAAAGGTTAACCTGCGGGTATTGTTTATAGCAATAATCTTTGCGTTATGCGGGATGACTGTATACCTGTATCTTATGATAAGGTCAGTAAAAAATCCTGTGTTAGACTGGGGTAATGCTGAGAATATTTATAATCTCTGGAGAGTATTTACCCGCGCGGATTACGGTAGTTTTTCTCTTACCGTCGGGGAGAAGGTGCCGCATGATATTTCTGTGCTTATCCGGCAAATCGTTAGGTATGCTGTGAATACAGGGGAACAGCTTACCTGGGTGGTGATGGCGGTGGCAATAACCGCATGGGTGGTTGCTTATACAAAAAACCGTGTTGTGGTGGTGAGTACTGTATTATTAACACTATTCTCGGGTATATTTTTCTTTATCCTCGGTAACCCGCCGTTTAATGCAATGCTTGACGGTGTACTTGGAAGGTTTTATATTTTATCGTCCGTTGGGGTTTGTATAAGTTTTGCGTTGGGGCTCGCGTGGATCTACAGAAAAGTTAAGCATATGGTATGGTTAGCAGCGGTTATCCCCGTGTTTTTGTTTACCCAAAACTATAATAGCTGTGACTGGCGGGAGTATTATCTTACCTATGATTATGGGAAAAATGTGTTGAAGACAATGGCGCTTAAGTCCGTACTTTTTATGGATGGCGGGGATGATACTTTTTATAGCCTTGCGTACCTCAATTTTGCGGAGAAACAAAGAGGTGATGTTGAACTCCATGACCGCGGGGGGTTGGTGTTCTCAAACGCGTATGGTTCTGACTTCCGAAGTATTCCCCGGGATGAAAAGGAGAGACGCAGGATTGAGGTTGAAGCCGGGTATGCTAAACTCAAGCCCGTATACTATTCTACGTTTAATCCTAATATATTGCCCGGGTATAAACTTACTTTATGCGGGATATTGTATCTCGTAGAGAGTAGTGTCAGCCGGGAGAAAATTAATAGCCATAACTTTGATTACTTTGAACTTTACTCACTCCGCGGGGTTTATGACAAAAAGTATTACGATTATCGCAGCAGGTCGTTAGTGCCCCTGTACTTTTACCAGGCTGGTGTATCCCGCAGTGACTATACCTTCTGGGATTATGCGTGGAGTAAGTATCCCGATGCTATGTGGTTGGAGTCAAATATTTATGGTGCATACCTCGTGGATGCGTATGAAAAGTTTCAGCAGCGTAACTACCCTGGGGCGGAAGCGTTGTACCGAAGAGCATTAAGGATAAAACCTAATGACATATCTACCTTGTGCAACCTCGCAGCAGTGAAGGAACATGCGGGTGAGTTAGAATCTGCGAAAACCGTACTTACTCAAGCGTTACGCATTAACCCGCGGAGTACCGAGGCGTATTATAATCTTGGGGTGATATACTGGCGTGAACAAAACTGGAGTGAAGCGGT